In Eubalaena glacialis isolate mEubGla1 chromosome 3, mEubGla1.1.hap2.+ XY, whole genome shotgun sequence, the following are encoded in one genomic region:
- the GPR37L1 gene encoding G-protein coupled receptor 37-like 1 yields MRWPWPLAISLAVALAAGPGRVPGGVPLRRGGRQAATQEQPSRSRRGTEEEEEAKGVQQYVPEEWAEYPRPIRPTGPQPTEPQVAASAHPDWAVVPGGSRQEPRGNTTGTPGRRLQIQNPLYPVTESSYGAYTVLLLALLLFAVGIVGNLAVMCIVWHSYYLKSAWNSILASLALWDFLVLFFCLPVIIFHEITKQRLLGDVSCRAVPFVEVSSLGVTTFSLCALGIDRFHVATSTLPKARPIEPCPSILAKLAVIWVGSMTLAVPELLLWQLVQEPGPAAGPVDACVMKPSARLPESLYSLVLTYQNARMWWSFGCYFCLPVLFTVTCQLVTWRVWGPPGRKPECRPGQQEQREGQLSSTVVGLTAVYALCTLPENVCSVVAAYLSATLTRQTLDLLGLVGQFATFLKAAVTPVLLLCVCRPLGRAFLDCCCCCCCEGCGGAAATDGPDAKLQTGLSASVYFHKPREAPPLLALGTPC; encoded by the exons ATGCGGTGGCCGTGGCCTCTGGCCATCTCTCTCGCCGTGGCGTTAGCGGCGGGTCCCGGCAGGGTCCCCGGGGGCGTCCCCCTGCGCCGGGGCGGTCGACAGGCCGCGACCCAGGAGCAGCCGAGCCGGTCCAGGCGTGGcaccgaggaggaggaggaggccaagGGGGTGCAGCAGTATGTGCCCGAGGAGTGGGCTGAGTACCCCCGGCCCATCCGCCCCACCGGGCCGCAGCCCACCGAGCCCCAGGTGGCCGCCAGCGCCCACCCGGACTGGGCTGTGGTCCCTGGGGGCAGCCGGCAGGAGCCTCGGGGCAACACGACGGGGACGCCGGGCCGGCGGCTGCAGATCCAGAACCCCCTGTACCCGGTGACGGAGAGCTCCTACGGGGCCTACACCGTGCTGCTCCTGGCCCTGCTGCTGTTTGCCGTGGGCATCGTGGGCAACCTGGCAGTCATGTGCATCGTGTGGCACAGCTACTACCTGAAGAGCGCCTGGAACTCCATCCTCGCCAGCCTGGCCCTCTGGGACTTTCTGGTCCTCTTCTTCTGTCTCCCTGTCATCATCTTCCACGAGATCACCAAGCAGAGGCTGCTGGGTGACGTGTCTTGCCGGGCTGTGCCCTTCGTGGAG GTCTCCTCTCTAGGCGTCACCACCTTCAGCCTCTGCGCCCTGGGCATTGACCGCTTCCACGTGGCCACCAGCACCCTGCCCAAGGCCAGGCCCATCGAGCCGTGCCCGTCCATCCTGGCCAAGCTGGCGGTCATCTGGGTGGGCTCCATGACGCTGGCTGTGCCCGAGCTCCTGCTCTGGCAGCTGGTGCAGGAGCCTGGCCCCGCTGCGGGCCCTGTGGACGCGTGCGTCATGAAGCCCTCGGCCCGCCTGCCTGAGTCGCTCTACTCGCTGGTCTTGACCTACCAGAACGCCCGAATGTGGTGGTCCTTCGGCTGCTACTTCTGCCTGCCCGTCCTCTTCACGGTCACCTGCCAGCTGGTGACGTGGCGGGTGTGGGGCCCGCCCGGCAGAAAGCCAGAGTGCCGGCCGGGCCAGCAGGAGCAGCGCGAGGGCCAGCTCAGCAGCACCGTGGTGGGCCTGACCGCCGTCTACGCCCTCTGCACCCTCCCCGAGAACGTGTGCAGCGTCGTGGCCGCCTACCTCTCGGCCACGCTCACCCGCCAGACCCTGGACCTCCTGGGCCTGGTGGGCCAGTTCGCCACCTTCCTCAAGGCCGCCGTCACGCCCGTGCTCCTCCTGTGCGTGTGCCGGCCGCTGGGCCGCGCGTTCCTGgactgttgctgctgctgttgctgcgaGGGCTGCGGCGGGGCGGCGGCCACCGACGGCCCTGATGCCAAGCTCCAGACGGGGCTGTCCGCCTCTGTCTACTTCCACAAGCCCCGGGAGGCGCCACCGCTCCTGGCCCTGGGCACGCCCTGCTGA